One genomic segment of Gammaproteobacteria bacterium includes these proteins:
- a CDS encoding NUDIX domain-containing protein gives MSDAPNPLSCGVVVVRRGESGIRYLLLRAYQYWDFPKGLMEAGEEPLAAAVREVEEETTLIELQFTWGYEFRETPPYGQLRKVARYYIAESLAGDVMLPVTEELGHPEHEEYCWMTFDEAQALVSARVQPVLSWARGIVESDV, from the coding sequence ATGAGCGATGCCCCAAATCCCCTGTCCTGCGGCGTTGTGGTCGTGCGTCGTGGCGAATCCGGAATTCGTTATCTCTTGTTGCGCGCCTACCAATATTGGGATTTTCCCAAAGGGTTAATGGAAGCAGGAGAAGAACCCTTGGCGGCAGCCGTCCGCGAAGTGGAAGAAGAAACCACCTTGATCGAATTGCAGTTCACCTGGGGCTATGAGTTTCGTGAAACGCCACCTTATGGCCAGTTGCGTAAGGTGGCGCGTTACTACATCGCGGAATCGCTGGCGGGAGACGTCATGTTGCCGGTGACCGAAGAATTGGGACACCCTGAGCACGAAGAATACTGCTGGATGACGTTTGACGAGGCGCAGGCATTGGTTTCAGCCCGGGTGCAGCCGGTGTTGAGCTGGGCGCGCGGGATTGTTGAAAGTGATGTATAA
- a CDS encoding peptidylprolyl isomerase has translation MVVFSTSLGDIKIELFAEQAPISVANFLRYVDDGYFEGTIFHRVIPGFMIQGGGFSAEMEQKAPHKPIKNEADNGLKNERGTLAMARTQVVDSATSQFFINLTNNSFLNHGDRDFGYAVFGRVVEGMDVVDQIAKVRTGDRGHHQNVPLEPVVVTAARRVEE, from the coding sequence ATGGTTGTGTTTTCTACCTCGCTGGGGGATATCAAGATTGAACTGTTTGCGGAGCAGGCGCCGATTTCGGTGGCCAATTTTCTGCGTTATGTCGACGACGGTTATTTTGAAGGCACCATTTTTCACCGGGTGATTCCGGGGTTTATGATCCAGGGGGGTGGTTTTTCGGCGGAAATGGAGCAAAAAGCCCCTCACAAACCGATCAAGAACGAAGCCGATAATGGGTTGAAAAATGAACGGGGTACCCTTGCCATGGCCCGGACTCAGGTCGTGGATAGCGCGACCTCGCAATTTTTTATCAATTTGACCAACAATAGTTTTCTGAACCATGGCGACCGCGATTTTGGTTATGCCGTCTTTGGCCGCGTAGTGGAAGGCATGGACGTGGTGGATCAGATTGCCAAGGTGCGTACCGGCGATCGCGGTCATCACCAGAATGTGCCGTTAGAGCCGGTAGTGGTGACCGCTGCGCGCCGGGTTGAAGAGTGA
- a CDS encoding chemotaxis protein CheV, translating to MKPLASTQNHTTNHTHNRLELLLFRLDSRQVFGINVLKINEIIPFPTLTQLPQSHPHVKGIAELRGQAVPVVDLSQAIGRSPLPYGKNSESKVIITEFNRKHQGFIISGVDRILEQEWKDVLPPPHGASHSYITGVINTPNGLVQIIDVERVLGEIDPDAHPDGNLDPVNDEILGYMSNRHILVVDDSSVARAQTAKALEQMKLPFVMAKDGREALDLIHKHCENDNNILNTLPMLISDIEMPEMDGYQLTREVRVDSKLHDMFVLLHTSLDGRVNAEQAKQAGANATLTKFIPRLLADEILKGFEHLLHDK from the coding sequence ATGAAACCCCTGGCATCCACTCAGAATCATACGACAAATCACACCCACAACCGCCTTGAGCTGTTGCTGTTTCGCTTGGACAGCCGCCAGGTGTTTGGAATAAATGTTTTAAAAATCAATGAAATAATCCCTTTCCCCACGCTGACCCAGCTCCCACAATCTCACCCCCACGTAAAAGGGATCGCTGAACTGCGCGGCCAGGCCGTGCCGGTGGTTGACCTGAGTCAGGCGATCGGGCGTTCTCCACTCCCCTATGGCAAAAATAGCGAAAGCAAGGTCATCATCACTGAATTTAATCGCAAGCACCAAGGCTTCATCATCTCCGGTGTTGATCGCATCCTGGAACAGGAATGGAAGGATGTCCTGCCACCGCCTCACGGGGCATCACACAGCTATATCACCGGCGTAATCAATACCCCGAATGGCCTGGTGCAGATCATCGATGTCGAGCGAGTGCTAGGTGAAATCGACCCCGATGCGCATCCTGATGGCAACCTTGATCCGGTCAATGATGAAATTCTTGGCTACATGAGTAATCGCCACATTTTGGTGGTCGATGATTCATCGGTGGCGCGTGCGCAAACCGCTAAAGCACTGGAACAAATGAAGCTGCCATTCGTCATGGCGAAAGACGGGCGTGAGGCGCTGGATCTGATCCACAAGCATTGTGAGAATGACAACAATATTCTGAACACTCTTCCTATGCTGATTTCCGACATTGAGATGCCGGAAATGGATGGTTATCAACTCACGCGCGAAGTGCGTGTCGATTCAAAACTACACGACATGTTTGTGTTGTTGCATACCTCTCTCGATGGCCGAGTAAATGCGGAGCAAGCCAAACAAGCTGGCGCGAATGCCACATTGACCAAGTTCATTCCAAGACTGCTGGCCGATGAAATCCTCAAGGGGTTCGAACATTTGCTGCATGATAAGTGA
- a CDS encoding NUDIX hydrolase translates to MHRIILKNKLSAHRPFDTTEEQMLDRIMQFVNAQPDCFERHLNVGHITGSAWIIDRERSHALLTHHRKLDRWLQLGGHSDGDPDTLAVSLREGREESGLESICPVSDAIFDVDVHLIPARKSEPDHFHYDVRFLLEADRKLPLVISSESNDLAWVPLDKVAALAPDASILRMLAKSLSLCTTKT, encoded by the coding sequence ATGCACCGCATTATCCTTAAAAACAAGCTTTCCGCACATCGCCCCTTCGATACGACAGAAGAACAAATGCTCGACCGGATCATGCAATTCGTGAATGCACAGCCGGATTGTTTTGAGCGCCATCTGAATGTGGGGCATATTACGGGCTCGGCCTGGATCATCGATCGCGAGCGTAGTCACGCACTACTTACTCATCATCGCAAACTTGATCGCTGGCTACAACTCGGTGGCCACTCCGACGGGGATCCGGACACGCTTGCTGTTTCACTGCGCGAAGGCCGGGAAGAATCGGGACTGGAATCTATTTGTCCAGTCAGCGATGCCATTTTCGATGTCGATGTACATTTGATTCCGGCGCGCAAATCGGAACCGGATCATTTCCATTATGATGTTCGTTTTTTGCTGGAAGCAGACCGGAAACTACCCTTGGTCATCAGCAGCGAGTCCAATGATCTGGCCTGGGTGCCGTTGGACAAAGTGGCCGCGCTGGCGCCGGATGCCTCTATTTTACGGATGCTGGCCAAGTCTTTGAGCTTATGCACCACAAAAACATAA